Proteins found in one uncultured Desulfuromonas sp. genomic segment:
- a CDS encoding sodium-dependent transporter — translation MASTPAQRPQWGTRIGFVLAAAGSAVGLGNIWKFPYIAGQNGGGAFVLVYLVCIVLVGLPIMLAELMVGRHTKKDAIGAFIALEHKRSWWQTPGWISVSAAFIISSYYSVVAGWTLDYVYRALMGRFAGTDPAVVEGMFGTLIADGSRQIVWHFVFMALCLAIVISGVQKGIERWSKILMPILFLLLTLLFVNGMISPGARQGLEFMFSPDFNKLTPGSVLEALGHSFFTLSLGMAAMITYGSYLKREEDLFAAGLRVVILDTLIALMAGLAIFPIVFAVGMEPAAGPGLIFKTIPVVFSQIPGGAILAVFFFLLISFAALTSNISLLEAQVAYLIDERKWGRKTATCTIAALAFSVGIPTALSYNVMADWTFIGDRSFFDSADLIASNYLLPIAGLLIAIYVGWFWGGDEEKEELMAGGAGWVYPVWHVLIRFVSPLAVAIVLFYKIDEAGLWAWLRGLFQ, via the coding sequence ATGGCTTCAACACCGGCCCAGCGCCCCCAATGGGGCACCCGCATCGGTTTTGTCCTCGCCGCCGCCGGCAGCGCGGTCGGTCTCGGCAACATCTGGAAATTTCCCTACATCGCCGGACAAAATGGCGGTGGCGCATTTGTCCTGGTCTATCTGGTGTGCATCGTGCTGGTGGGATTGCCGATCATGTTGGCCGAGCTGATGGTGGGACGTCACACCAAAAAAGACGCCATTGGCGCGTTTATCGCCTTGGAACATAAGCGCTCCTGGTGGCAGACACCGGGCTGGATCAGCGTCAGCGCCGCATTTATCATCAGCTCCTACTACTCGGTGGTGGCCGGTTGGACCCTCGACTACGTTTACCGTGCCCTGATGGGTCGCTTTGCCGGAACAGACCCAGCCGTGGTTGAAGGGATGTTCGGAACGCTGATTGCCGACGGCAGTCGCCAGATAGTGTGGCATTTTGTGTTCATGGCGCTGTGTCTGGCCATCGTCATCAGCGGCGTCCAGAAAGGGATTGAGCGCTGGAGCAAGATTCTCATGCCGATCCTGTTCCTGCTGCTAACCCTGCTGTTCGTCAACGGTATGATCAGTCCCGGTGCCCGTCAGGGTCTCGAATTCATGTTCAGCCCGGACTTCAACAAGCTTACCCCCGGCTCAGTGCTCGAAGCCCTCGGCCATTCATTCTTCACCCTGTCGCTGGGCATGGCGGCCATGATCACCTACGGCTCCTACCTGAAACGGGAGGAGGACCTGTTTGCCGCCGGTCTGCGCGTGGTGATTCTCGACACGTTGATCGCCCTGATGGCCGGACTCGCCATCTTCCCGATTGTCTTTGCCGTGGGTATGGAGCCAGCCGCAGGTCCGGGACTGATTTTCAAAACCATTCCGGTGGTGTTTTCACAGATCCCCGGCGGCGCAATCCTCGCGGTATTCTTCTTCCTTCTGATATCTTTTGCCGCTCTGACCAGCAACATCTCTTTGCTTGAAGCCCAGGTCGCCTACCTGATTGACGAGCGCAAATGGGGCCGTAAAACCGCCACCTGCACTATTGCCGCCCTTGCCTTCAGCGTCGGCATCCCCACGGCCTTGTCATACAATGTCATGGCCGATTGGACGTTTATCGGCGACCGGTCTTTTTTCGACTCTGCCGACCTGATCGCCTCGAATTACCTGCTGCCCATTGCCGGTCTGTTGATCGCTATCTACGTCGGCTGGTTCTGGGGTGGTGATGAGGAAAAAGAGGAGTTGATGGCCGGTGGCGCCGGTTGGGTGTACCCGGTGTGGCATGTGTTGATCCGCTTTGTCTCGCCATTGGCCGTGGCCATTGTACTTTTTTACAAAATCGACGAAGCCGGCTTGTGGGCCTGGCTGCGCGGTCTGTTTCAGTGA
- a CDS encoding YggS family pyridoxal phosphate-dependent enzyme, protein MSVEIAHNLETIQQRITAACLRCGRDPQDVQLIAVSKKKPVELIEAALSAGQTLFGESYVQEFIDKHQVVTGPVRWHFIGALQSNKVKYLAGKTELIHSVDRLSLAKEINKQWGKADDVARILVQVNVGDEASKAGVPVDKAEQLVRQLSELPHLHVEGLMALPPYADNLEQVRPWFRLLRELAEKIDTLNLPNVSMATLSMGMSHDFEIAIEEGATLIRVGTAIFGARE, encoded by the coding sequence ATGTCTGTTGAAATTGCCCATAATCTTGAAACGATTCAGCAGCGCATCACGGCAGCCTGCCTCCGCTGCGGCCGTGATCCACAGGATGTGCAGCTGATTGCCGTATCGAAGAAAAAACCAGTCGAACTGATTGAAGCGGCTCTGAGCGCCGGGCAGACGCTGTTTGGCGAAAGCTATGTTCAGGAATTTATCGACAAACACCAGGTGGTCACTGGCCCGGTGCGCTGGCATTTCATTGGTGCACTACAGAGCAACAAAGTGAAGTATCTGGCTGGAAAAACCGAATTAATCCATTCGGTAGACCGTTTGTCACTGGCCAAAGAGATCAACAAACAATGGGGCAAAGCCGATGATGTCGCCCGGATTCTGGTTCAGGTGAATGTCGGCGATGAAGCGAGCAAAGCTGGCGTCCCTGTTGATAAAGCTGAGCAACTGGTGCGGCAACTGTCTGAGCTGCCCCATCTGCATGTGGAAGGGCTGATGGCTCTGCCGCCGTATGCCGACAACCTGGAACAGGTGCGCCCCTGGTTCCGCTTGCTGCGGGAGTTGGCTGAAAAGATTGACACACTCAACCTGCCGAATGTCAGCATGGCCACGCTGTCCATGGGCATGAGTCACGACTTTGAAATTGCCATTGAAGAAGGCGCCACTCTAATCCGGGTCGGCACCGCCATCTTTGGCGCGAGGGAGTAG
- a CDS encoding Maf family protein gives MTPDTSNIVLASASPRRRELLAGLGIDFQVVPSQIDEDRLEGESAEEFVRRLSRDKALDVANRSDIDGRWFIGSDTIVVCDQQILGKPTNHDDARRMLQMLSGRSHQVMSAYTIHDRETEEDIVRCEITEVWFRPLTGREIEGYIASGEPADKAGSYAIQGLGAFMVTAIHGSYTSVVGLPLSQIVSDLIQLGAVALFADDTSA, from the coding sequence ATGACGCCTGACACGTCCAATATCGTATTGGCCTCCGCTTCACCACGCCGCCGGGAACTGCTCGCCGGTCTTGGCATCGATTTTCAGGTGGTGCCGAGCCAGATTGACGAGGACCGTCTTGAGGGCGAATCCGCCGAAGAGTTTGTCCGCCGCCTCAGCCGCGACAAAGCCCTCGACGTCGCCAACCGCAGCGACATTGACGGCCGCTGGTTTATCGGCAGTGATACCATTGTCGTCTGTGATCAACAGATCCTCGGTAAACCCACCAACCATGACGACGCCCGGCGCATGTTACAGATGCTGTCGGGACGCAGCCACCAGGTGATGTCGGCGTATACCATTCACGACCGTGAAACCGAGGAGGACATTGTCCGCTGCGAGATCACCGAGGTCTGGTTCCGGCCATTGACAGGCCGGGAGATTGAGGGGTACATTGCCAGTGGTGAACCGGCAGACAAAGCCGGTTCCTATGCCATTCAGGGGCTTGGTGCCTTTATGGTCACCGCCATCCACGGCAGTTATACCAGTGTCGTCGGTTTGCCCCTGTCTCAAATTGTCAGCGATCTGATTCAACTTGGTGCCGTGGCGCTGTTTGCCGACGACACCTCAGCCTGA
- the trmFO gene encoding methylenetetrahydrofolate--tRNA-(uracil(54)-C(5))-methyltransferase (FADH(2)-oxidizing) TrmFO codes for MPLMTKSGQTPQLTIIGGGLAGCEAAWQAAELGIDLYLLEMKPIQFSPAHHSEGLAELVCSNSLRGTGMNNAVGCLKEELRRANSLFMQAADATAVPAGGALAVDREAFSDWVGNKIAAHPHITLMREEVTTLPEQGPVIIASGPLTSPTLATQIAQITGEESLYFYDAIAPIITADSIDFSVAWRASRYDKGDADYVNCPMNKEQYQAFVAELIAADKVAAHNFEKMIHFEGCMPIEEMAERGEQTLAFGPMKPVGLPDPRTGKEPYAVIQLRQDNRHATSYNIVGFQTKLTYPEQRRIFRTIPGLEKAEFERLGSVHRNTFINAPRCLNGRLQLTSDPRLYFAGQITGVEGYVESAACGYLVGLIAAGDLLGKTLPLPAAVTACGALLGHLRDSDPEHFQPQNVNYGLFPPLEGRKMKRALRRLAMADRALEAWEQWLQQLKGVFHDA; via the coding sequence ATGCCTCTCATGACCAAATCCGGCCAAACTCCACAACTTACCATTATCGGCGGCGGTCTGGCTGGCTGCGAAGCCGCCTGGCAAGCTGCGGAACTCGGCATCGACCTGTACCTGCTTGAGATGAAACCCATCCAGTTCTCCCCAGCACACCACAGTGAAGGGCTGGCCGAGCTGGTCTGCTCCAACAGCCTGCGCGGCACCGGCATGAACAATGCCGTCGGCTGCTTGAAAGAGGAACTGCGCCGCGCCAACAGCCTGTTCATGCAGGCAGCTGACGCCACTGCTGTCCCGGCCGGTGGTGCGCTGGCCGTGGATCGTGAGGCCTTCAGCGACTGGGTTGGTAACAAAATCGCCGCCCACCCGCACATCACTCTTATGCGCGAAGAGGTGACCACGCTCCCTGAGCAGGGTCCGGTTATCATTGCCAGCGGGCCGCTGACGTCACCCACCCTTGCTACACAAATTGCCCAGATCACCGGCGAAGAGAGCCTTTATTTCTACGATGCCATCGCCCCCATTATCACTGCGGATTCCATTGACTTTTCCGTGGCCTGGCGTGCGTCACGCTACGACAAGGGCGATGCCGACTATGTCAACTGCCCGATGAACAAGGAACAGTATCAGGCGTTTGTCGCCGAACTGATTGCGGCCGACAAGGTTGCGGCCCACAACTTCGAAAAGATGATCCACTTCGAAGGCTGCATGCCCATCGAGGAGATGGCCGAGCGCGGCGAACAGACCTTGGCCTTCGGACCGATGAAGCCGGTGGGCTTGCCCGATCCGCGCACCGGCAAGGAGCCCTATGCGGTGATCCAGCTGCGCCAAGACAACCGCCATGCCACCAGTTACAACATCGTCGGTTTCCAGACTAAACTCACTTACCCGGAGCAGCGACGTATCTTCCGGACCATTCCGGGCCTGGAAAAGGCCGAATTCGAACGCCTCGGCAGTGTCCACCGTAATACCTTTATCAATGCGCCGCGTTGCCTCAACGGTCGCCTGCAACTGACCAGCGATCCCCGCCTCTATTTTGCAGGACAAATCACCGGCGTTGAAGGCTATGTCGAATCCGCAGCCTGCGGCTATCTCGTTGGACTGATTGCCGCCGGCGACCTGCTTGGCAAAACTCTGCCGCTACCAGCAGCAGTAACAGCCTGCGGCGCGCTGCTGGGACACTTACGTGACAGCGACCCGGAACATTTTCAACCACAGAACGTCAACTACGGGTTGTTCCCGCCATTAGAGGGACGCAAGATGAAACGGGCTCTGCGTCGTCTGGCTATGGCCGACCGCGCTCTGGAGGCCTGGGAACAGTGGCTTCAACAGCTCAAAGGAGTGTTCCATGACGCCTGA
- the topA gene encoding type I DNA topoisomerase, translating to MARSLVIVESPAKSKTIEKFLGKDYKVLASYGHIRALPSKQGSVDVEGGFVPKYHILPESQKHIELLTKEVAKCEELLLATDLDREGEAIAWHLLEALGIDENSDKPKVKRVTFHEITKPAILKAVAEPHHISRDLVNAQQARVILDYLVGFTLSPFLWKKIRYGLSAGRVQSVALRLVCEREKEIQAFESREYWSIEAQLANNSGASFEAKLNAIDGKRLDKFHIENQQAAEQLVKEISALPLQVAKVTSKEKKRSPAAPFTTSTLQQEASRKLGFSARKTMTVAQKLYEGIDIGQGAVGLITYMRTDSVALSEQATDEARDVITSIYGKDYALAKPRVYKSRAKNAQEAHEAIRPTSIANHPEKIKAALNSDQYKLYRLIWMRTVASQMAQAILDATTVDITTQGGAVQHNFRANGQVIRFPGFMKLYIEGTDEGNEPEEQDGMLPPLQEQESVASKEITPNQHFTQPPPRYTEASLVKILEEYGIGRPSTYASIMNTLVTRKYVRLEKRAFHAEDVGMVVNDLLSNHFTKYVDYDFTANFEEELDAVSRGEKQWKPLLKEYWEPFVTLLKQKEQEISKADLTTEKTDKICPECGKELVIKLGRSGKFLACSGFPDCRHTEPLEGGDQEEPEVSEEKCEKCGAPMLIKMGRYGKFLACSAYPDCKNIQPLVKPKALGITCPQCKEGELMEKKSRYGKIFYSCNRYPKCKYALWDQPMEKPCPKCGFELTVEKTTKRYGTVHKCPQENCDWEVTVIPPEKKPTKAAAKKKAPAKKAPAKKTTAKKTTTTAKKKAPAKKTTKKDT from the coding sequence ATGGCACGTTCACTGGTTATTGTCGAATCGCCCGCAAAATCAAAAACCATCGAGAAATTCCTCGGCAAGGATTACAAGGTACTCGCCTCCTACGGCCATATCCGCGCCCTGCCCAGCAAACAGGGATCCGTCGATGTCGAGGGCGGCTTCGTACCCAAATATCATATTCTGCCGGAAAGCCAGAAACACATCGAGCTGCTGACCAAAGAAGTGGCCAAGTGTGAAGAACTGCTCCTCGCCACTGACCTCGACCGTGAGGGAGAAGCCATCGCCTGGCATCTGCTTGAGGCGTTGGGCATTGACGAAAACAGCGACAAACCCAAAGTGAAGCGAGTAACGTTCCACGAAATCACCAAGCCAGCCATTCTTAAGGCCGTAGCCGAGCCACATCACATCTCTCGCGATCTGGTCAATGCCCAACAGGCGCGGGTGATCCTCGACTATCTGGTCGGCTTTACTCTGTCACCGTTTTTATGGAAAAAAATCCGTTACGGCCTGTCCGCCGGTCGCGTCCAGTCGGTGGCTCTGCGCCTGGTCTGCGAGCGAGAAAAAGAGATTCAGGCGTTTGAATCGCGTGAATACTGGAGTATCGAAGCACAGCTTGCCAACAATAGCGGAGCATCCTTCGAAGCCAAACTCAATGCCATCGACGGCAAAAGGCTCGACAAATTTCATATTGAAAATCAGCAAGCGGCTGAACAACTTGTCAAAGAGATCAGTGCTCTGCCGCTGCAGGTCGCCAAAGTCACCAGCAAGGAGAAAAAACGTTCTCCGGCCGCTCCTTTCACCACCAGTACTCTGCAGCAGGAAGCCAGCCGCAAGCTGGGCTTTTCGGCGCGCAAGACCATGACCGTCGCCCAGAAATTGTATGAAGGGATCGACATCGGTCAAGGCGCCGTCGGTCTGATCACCTATATGCGTACCGACTCCGTGGCGTTATCGGAACAGGCGACGGATGAAGCACGTGACGTGATCACCTCCATCTACGGCAAAGACTATGCTCTGGCCAAACCGCGCGTCTATAAAAGCCGTGCCAAAAATGCCCAGGAAGCCCATGAGGCGATCCGTCCAACATCGATCGCCAACCATCCGGAAAAAATCAAGGCGGCCCTCAACTCGGATCAGTACAAGCTCTACCGTCTGATCTGGATGCGCACCGTCGCTTCGCAGATGGCTCAGGCCATTCTCGACGCCACCACTGTAGACATCACCACCCAAGGCGGTGCCGTACAGCATAACTTCCGCGCCAATGGCCAGGTGATCCGCTTCCCCGGCTTTATGAAGCTGTATATCGAAGGCACCGATGAAGGCAATGAGCCGGAAGAACAGGACGGTATGCTGCCCCCCCTGCAGGAGCAGGAGAGTGTCGCGAGCAAAGAGATCACGCCCAACCAGCACTTCACCCAGCCACCGCCACGCTACACCGAGGCGAGTCTGGTCAAAATTCTCGAAGAATACGGCATTGGCCGTCCGTCCACCTACGCGTCGATCATGAACACTTTGGTCACACGCAAATACGTCCGCCTGGAAAAACGCGCCTTCCACGCGGAAGATGTCGGCATGGTGGTCAATGATCTGCTGTCCAACCATTTCACCAAATACGTTGATTACGATTTTACCGCTAATTTCGAGGAAGAACTCGATGCGGTATCCCGTGGTGAAAAGCAGTGGAAACCACTGCTGAAAGAGTACTGGGAACCGTTTGTCACCTTGCTCAAACAAAAAGAGCAGGAAATTTCCAAAGCTGACCTAACCACCGAAAAGACCGATAAGATCTGCCCGGAGTGCGGCAAAGAACTGGTGATCAAACTGGGACGCTCCGGCAAATTCCTCGCCTGCAGCGGCTTTCCCGACTGCCGCCATACCGAACCTCTGGAAGGTGGCGATCAGGAGGAACCGGAAGTTTCCGAGGAAAAATGCGAAAAATGCGGTGCGCCGATGCTCATCAAGATGGGCCGTTACGGCAAATTCCTCGCCTGCAGCGCCTACCCTGACTGCAAGAACATTCAGCCGCTGGTCAAACCCAAGGCGCTGGGCATCACTTGCCCGCAATGCAAAGAGGGTGAGCTGATGGAGAAGAAGAGCCGCTACGGCAAAATCTTCTACTCCTGCAACCGTTATCCAAAATGCAAATACGCCCTGTGGGATCAGCCCATGGAAAAGCCCTGTCCCAAATGCGGCTTTGAGCTAACCGTGGAGAAAACCACCAAACGCTACGGCACGGTACACAAATGCCCGCAGGAAAATTGTGACTGGGAAGTGACGGTCATCCCGCCGGAAAAAAAACCAACCAAAGCGGCGGCAAAAAAGAAAGCACCCGCTAAAAAGGCACCGGCCAAAAAAACGACCGCTAAAAAAACCACGACAACCGCCAAGAAGAAGGCGCCGGCGAAAAAGACGACTAAAAAAGACACTTAA
- a CDS encoding DUF494 family protein, with translation MNERVLIIVGIIAQYFMNEHDFSSEREIVEELLSAGFKEEEINAAFSWMEKVTLQQPPDADQTLLSPPLIRVYAPQERQCLTREARGFLVKLRTAGILTSELEEEIILKACQNDGEVSTLDDVKSITILAMFASLQYDGSREIDCILEDNWNRLYH, from the coding sequence TTGAACGAACGTGTGCTGATCATTGTGGGCATTATTGCCCAGTATTTTATGAACGAACACGATTTTTCCAGCGAGCGTGAAATAGTCGAGGAACTGCTGTCAGCAGGGTTCAAAGAGGAAGAGATCAACGCCGCTTTTTCGTGGATGGAAAAAGTCACCCTGCAGCAACCGCCCGATGCGGACCAGACGCTCCTGTCACCACCACTGATCCGCGTTTACGCCCCACAGGAAAGGCAATGCCTGACTCGTGAAGCGCGAGGGTTCCTGGTCAAGTTACGCACCGCGGGAATCCTGACATCGGAGCTCGAAGAGGAGATCATCCTCAAAGCCTGCCAGAATGACGGGGAAGTAAGCACCCTGGACGATGTAAAATCGATCACCATTCTGGCCATGTTTGCCAGCCTTCAATATGACGGGTCCAGAGAGATCGACTGTATCCTTGAAGACAACTGGAACAGGCTTTATCACTGA
- the dprA gene encoding DNA-processing protein DprA — translation MTQQEIFWLRLHLTAGLGRQRLIQLIHHYGSAEAALAVSPQHWAHHAQVKSKSLGTPPEAQDPAFLKTVARLDQLNVRLTSLWDDDYPQALRHICDPPALLYLRGQWPKKRALALVGSRRCSPAGQRWAEALAHTLSEHNLTIVSGLARGIDSAAHRGALNGPGSTIAVLGCGIDLIYPKENRHLFEQISEKGLIVSEYPPGTAPKPGNFPGRNRIISGLSDAVVIIEAALKSGSLITADFALEQGREVFAVPGAPYDSQVAGCLKLIRDGATLVCQPQDILDHFGYTEHSIAVEKKESVLPPLSTSQDLVLRELGKTPRHLDKLATESGLTPMEVSAIVLHLELLGLAQSLPGGHYIRAFPS, via the coding sequence ATGACCCAACAAGAGATTTTTTGGCTGCGCCTTCACCTGACTGCAGGCCTGGGCCGACAACGCCTGATTCAATTGATCCATCATTACGGCAGCGCCGAAGCCGCTCTGGCTGTATCTCCACAGCATTGGGCACACCATGCCCAGGTCAAAAGCAAATCCCTCGGCACACCACCCGAGGCACAGGACCCAGCCTTTCTAAAAACGGTTGCCCGCCTGGATCAATTGAACGTGCGTTTGACCAGCCTGTGGGATGACGACTATCCGCAGGCATTACGTCATATCTGTGATCCACCGGCACTGCTCTACCTGCGTGGGCAATGGCCGAAAAAACGCGCCCTGGCGCTGGTCGGCTCACGACGCTGCAGCCCGGCTGGTCAACGTTGGGCGGAAGCCCTTGCCCATACGCTCTCGGAGCACAACCTGACCATTGTCAGCGGTCTGGCCCGCGGCATTGACAGTGCCGCCCATCGTGGCGCGCTTAACGGACCGGGCTCGACCATTGCCGTGCTCGGCTGCGGCATCGACCTGATCTACCCCAAAGAAAATCGACATCTGTTTGAGCAGATCAGCGAAAAGGGGCTCATCGTCTCCGAATACCCGCCCGGCACCGCGCCAAAGCCCGGCAATTTTCCCGGTCGTAACCGCATCATCAGTGGCCTCAGTGACGCAGTGGTGATAATCGAAGCCGCCTTGAAAAGCGGTTCGTTGATAACGGCGGACTTTGCTCTTGAGCAAGGACGCGAAGTCTTTGCGGTACCCGGGGCCCCTTACGATTCACAGGTTGCCGGGTGCTTGAAACTGATCCGTGATGGCGCCACCCTGGTCTGCCAACCACAGGATATCCTTGACCACTTTGGCTATACAGAGCACAGCATTGCTGTAGAGAAAAAGGAATCTGTCCTGCCACCTTTGAGCACCAGCCAGGATCTGGTGTTAAGAGAACTGGGTAAAACCCCGCGACATCTCGACAAATTGGCCACGGAAAGTGGCTTGACACCCATGGAGGTTTCGGCTATCGTGCTGCACTTGGAGCTTCTGGGCCTCGCTCAATCGCTGCCCGGAGGGCACTATATTCGGGCATTTCCATCCTGA
- a CDS encoding LysM domain-containing protein, whose translation MNKLIILACLLLLPAVAIAQDNPRIYTIQKGDTLWGISKRFITDPWYWPNLWANNPFIRNPHLIYPGQKVAIYDGRIELLPEYPQDEPVVEEPAAEPLPEPVEEITFTTDGDLNSFISNIRLQNVGRLVDTVDNRIMMTQGDTVFLQMSDDQATIGSKYHIFKLADPVIHPQTEKNLGFQVVYRGNLQLTAAHEQVYSGTITKAVSEIERGDILLPIAEHESTIVLKRAEVPLEGCIIAANPEKMALGQHDIFYIDLGTSDGLEIGNMMTIVRPRQATEQAQQDRNIVLPDTLLGRALVVKADAESSAAVILKSAEPIYRGDLVYTEME comes from the coding sequence ATGAACAAATTGATAATTCTGGCCTGCCTGCTTTTGCTTCCGGCAGTTGCCATTGCTCAGGACAATCCCCGCATTTACACCATTCAGAAAGGGGACACCCTGTGGGGAATTTCAAAACGGTTCATCACCGACCCCTGGTACTGGCCGAATTTGTGGGCCAACAATCCGTTTATCCGCAATCCCCACCTGATCTACCCCGGCCAGAAAGTGGCCATTTATGACGGACGTATTGAACTGCTGCCTGAATATCCCCAAGATGAGCCCGTTGTGGAAGAGCCTGCCGCTGAACCGTTGCCGGAGCCGGTGGAAGAGATCACCTTCACCACCGACGGCGATCTGAACAGCTTCATCAGCAATATCCGTCTGCAAAATGTCGGTCGTCTGGTGGACACTGTCGACAACCGCATCATGATGACGCAGGGCGACACCGTCTTTCTGCAAATGAGTGACGACCAGGCTACCATCGGCAGCAAATACCATATTTTCAAGCTGGCTGATCCGGTAATCCACCCCCAGACAGAAAAAAACCTCGGTTTCCAAGTTGTTTATCGAGGAAACCTTCAGCTAACAGCCGCCCATGAACAGGTCTACTCGGGGACCATCACCAAGGCAGTCAGCGAAATTGAGCGCGGCGACATTCTGTTACCAATCGCCGAGCATGAATCTACCATTGTTCTGAAGCGTGCGGAGGTCCCGTTGGAGGGTTGCATCATTGCCGCCAACCCAGAAAAAATGGCCTTGGGTCAACACGATATTTTTTACATCGACCTCGGCACCAGTGACGGCCTTGAAATCGGTAATATGATGACGATTGTCCGTCCCCGCCAAGCCACAGAGCAGGCCCAGCAGGATCGCAATATTGTTCTCCCTGATACCCTGCTCGGTCGCGCCCTGGTGGTGAAGGCCGATGCGGAATCATCGGCAGCGGTCATTCTCAAGTCGGCTGAACCGATCTATCGCGGCGACTTGGTTTATACCGAAATGGAATAG
- a CDS encoding tetratricopeptide repeat protein, which produces MRRSLATIALCSLWLSYGCAPASSPQSSSFTRPLERQVQAQQQQIDSLTGLVTRLESQIDANQTLLNTIQQDIEQLKSRPQPTGSMVETTPTTAAETTSQPSATEIYRQAFADYTQERYADAERGFSEFLRLYPENPFAATACFRLAQSQQAQGKTQQALSHFAEVVSHYSDDHKASESLYSMAVLLKRTNQPQHAQAALNRLIENYPDSAAAKKANVGLASLEE; this is translated from the coding sequence ATGCGCCGTTCTCTTGCCACAATCGCCCTATGTTCCCTTTGGCTGAGTTATGGATGTGCTCCGGCGTCTTCTCCTCAGAGCAGTTCCTTCACCCGCCCTCTGGAGCGTCAGGTCCAGGCCCAGCAACAACAGATCGACAGCCTCACAGGGCTGGTCACTCGCCTGGAAAGCCAGATCGATGCCAACCAGACTCTGCTCAATACCATCCAACAGGATATTGAGCAACTGAAATCACGACCACAACCGACAGGCAGTATGGTTGAAACCACCCCAACGACTGCAGCAGAAACCACGTCACAACCTTCGGCCACGGAGATCTACCGCCAGGCCTTTGCCGATTATACTCAGGAACGCTACGCAGATGCGGAACGCGGCTTCAGCGAATTTTTACGCCTTTATCCGGAAAACCCCTTTGCAGCAACGGCGTGCTTCCGCCTAGCACAGTCACAGCAGGCTCAGGGAAAAACTCAGCAGGCGTTGAGTCATTTTGCGGAGGTGGTCAGTCATTACTCAGATGATCACAAAGCTTCTGAATCATTATATAGTATGGCGGTTCTTCTGAAGAGAACCAACCAACCTCAGCATGCCCAGGCTGCGCTCAACCGTCTGATCGAAAATTACCCGGACAGCGCTGCCGCCAAGAAAGCCAATGTCGGACTGGCCAGCTTGGAAGAATAG